In Syntrophorhabdus sp., the sequence GGAGGTCTTATGCCCCTTGCCTTCCATTCCTTGAGCCATGGAGAGGTGGCGTTCGGTTTTTTCAATATCGAGACGGACATGCTGCTCCTCGACGTGCACTTCTTCTTTGCCGACGACTTCTCGGCGGCCGTTTCCGAACTGGCGTCGTTCGAGGGGGACGGCCCGGCGAGGGTCAACCTCGATGCCTACACCCTTGACCGGGGCCGCATCGGAAACCTGATGGGAGCCATTCACGGCATTGAGTTCAGGGGGTTCATCGGCGAGGTGTACAGGCGGTTCCCTTTCCCCGCCGAAGAGGAGAAGTTCAGGCAGCAGCCGGAGGGTTTTGAGAACCGCGGCATCATCGAGGAGATGATAGCCCCCTACGCAGGGAGGCGCGCCATTCCCATCACCTGCGACGATCCCCATCTCACGGTGAACATCGGCGGCTATCTCTTTGACAGGCCCGGTTTTCAGGACCTCATCCTCTATGTCTGGCGCGGAGGCTATCCGCGCTGGCGCGACGGCCTGCGCCCCGCCTACGTGATGGAGATGATGCAGGCTGTCGAACGATCCCGGAACCCCCTCCTCCGTGGCTTAAAGCGCCCCTGATTCCCGTGAAATGACGGATGGATAAAGGGAATGACCAATAACCAAATTCCAATGACCAGACAAACAGACAATAACCAATAACCAAAAAAACAACACAGGCGGCCCGTTCTGCCCTTTTTCTTTGGTTACTGGAATTTGGTCAATTGGTTATTTCTGTTTCCTGATTATCTTTGGATCGATCTATCTATCTATTCTTTGTTCTTTACTCCTTCCCCCTCACCGCTTACACTATAGGCCTATGGAAGAAAAAAAGAGCAAGGAAGAGCGTTTCAACGAAGCCCGTATTCTCCACAAGTCGCTCGATGAAAAGCTTCAGATGCTTCAGGCGAAGCCCTACCTGACCGAGGATGAAGAGCTCGAGATGAAGCTTCTCAAGAAGAAGAAGCTCTACTTCAAGGACATGATGGAGAAAATCAGGAACGAGGAGTGACCTGTCCCGCGATGAGGGTCCTGAGTCTTGCCGGCCAGAGGGAGGGACTGGCGAGCCTGCGCCGGTTGGCCTTCAGGAGGGCCATCTGTTCGCCGGTGATCGTCATCTGTCCGTAAAGTTCCCTGTTAAAGGCCTCCGTGATGGATCCTATCTCGTCTGCCAGGGAAGGGAATGCCCCCGAAAGCCGTGAGGAGAACTCCCGGGTCGTTTCGCTTCCGCCCCGTCGTATGCCGCTTCGCTTTGACCATCCCGAGAGCGCCCGGTAGACGTCTGCCGCCGTCCTGTGTCGCCTGAGGAGCCTGCGGGCCCGTCCGGTGAGAAAGATGAGGAGGTCCCGGAACCGAGGGGTAGTGCGGAGGAGCCAGTTGCGTCTGCCGGTTCCCGTCTTTTTCTGCGTTCGGGAAAGAAGCCATCTGACCACGTAGAACGCTGCCATCGCGGCCACGACAAGCACGATGATACCGAGAGCCGTCCCGAAGAGCCAGGCCAGTATCGTGCCCACCATTTCCATCCACGGTTCGCTGTCAGCGGCGAAGAGGTGGCCGGTTCCGCTCGGCCCGGAGTTTCCCGGAGTTTCCCGGAGTTTCCCCTGCCGCGGCATGTACAGGAGCTTGATGAACCACAGGAAGATCCCGCCCACCGTTGCCGCGCCGTCCTTGAGGAGACCAAAGCCGCCTCCGGCAGCCCGGGCGAGAGGCTGCTGGAAAAAGACCACGAGCCCCATGGCGGAGAGAAAGACGGCGCAGATGAACCCCAGGACGACGCCGATCCTGCGCCCGCCCCTCACGAGGCCCGGCCTTCCCCTGCCACCTGTCCTTGTCATCCCTATCGCCACGAGGCCGAAAAAGAAAAAGACAAGGGCCAGCAGGCCTGTCATCGTGTCTCCGGTGAGTATGTTTCCCTTTGCTGCCAGGGCCAGTTTAATGAGGACGAGGACGAAGAAGGCCGCGAGACCGAGGTCGAAGCGGGAGCAGATCTTCTCGTGGGTTCGGGGTCTCACGGCGAAGAAGGCTCCGCTGAGCCACAGGGCCGTGCTCCAGAAGAGGGCGATGCCCAGCCCCAGCCACTCCATGGCGCCGTGGGATGCCCCGAAGAAGCCCGTGATCCACCGGCTGTTCAGAAGCGGGCCCGTCGTGCCGCTTATGACATAGAGAGTCCACAGCGCCGCCGCCATGATCCCCG encodes:
- a CDS encoding DUF465 domain-containing protein, which encodes MEEKKSKEERFNEARILHKSLDEKLQMLQAKPYLTEDEELEMKLLKKKKLYFKDMMEKIRNEE
- a CDS encoding DUF4129 domain-containing protein; translation: MRGAEMALLALCGAVLDFAWLYAWAAFSMISLGSDAPAPSDAAAIFTGAALLTLLGAGRGLRIITVGLLQGAGIMAAALWTLYVISGTTGPLLNSRWITGFFGASHGAMEWLGLGIALFWSTALWLSGAFFAVRPRTHEKICSRFDLGLAAFFVLVLIKLALAAKGNILTGDTMTGLLALVFFFFGLVAIGMTRTGGRGRPGLVRGGRRIGVVLGFICAVFLSAMGLVVFFQQPLARAAGGGFGLLKDGAATVGGIFLWFIKLLYMPRQGKLRETPGNSGPSGTGHLFAADSEPWMEMVGTILAWLFGTALGIIVLVVAAMAAFYVVRWLLSRTQKKTGTGRRNWLLRTTPRFRDLLIFLTGRARRLLRRHRTAADVYRALSGWSKRSGIRRGGSETTREFSSRLSGAFPSLADEIGSITEAFNRELYGQMTITGEQMALLKANRRRLASPSLWPARLRTLIAGQVTPRS